The following proteins are co-located in the Haloterrigena turkmenica DSM 5511 genome:
- a CDS encoding zinc-dependent alcohol dehydrogenase, with the protein MRGLAKTSRSQGAMELIERDRPEPEPDEALIEVDYAGLCGSDAGIYEFESAFERMELPTVIGHEYSGRVVEVGDAVTKFAVGDRVVERPIRGCGDCYQCEIGESNVCQDAVITGVDHDGAYEPYIAVPEDALHPVPDSVEQQHAAMVEPTSIATRAVIQNSRVRAGTRVLVEGPGPIGLLTAQVARAQGGEVVVSGVGQDAEYRLPLAEELGFETLNIADDDLDAVRDELTDGVGYDVVFDTTGHPSGLPSAVDEVRKGGQIVLIGQTGETTMPYSPLVRSEIDLQCSYASKYEDFENALRLIDTGDVDAETFIDDRFSLLDADEAFETFVGGGTCKPVFDVSVLRD; encoded by the coding sequence ATGCGTGGATTAGCCAAGACCAGTCGCAGCCAGGGAGCCATGGAACTCATCGAGCGTGACCGTCCGGAGCCGGAACCGGACGAGGCGCTGATCGAAGTCGATTACGCGGGACTCTGTGGCAGCGATGCGGGTATTTACGAGTTCGAATCGGCGTTCGAGCGGATGGAACTGCCGACGGTCATCGGCCACGAGTACTCGGGTCGTGTCGTCGAGGTCGGCGACGCCGTGACGAAGTTCGCGGTCGGCGACCGGGTCGTCGAGCGGCCGATCCGCGGCTGTGGCGACTGCTACCAGTGCGAGATCGGCGAATCGAACGTCTGCCAGGACGCGGTCATCACGGGCGTAGACCACGACGGCGCCTACGAGCCCTATATCGCCGTCCCCGAGGATGCGCTCCACCCCGTCCCCGACAGCGTCGAACAGCAACACGCGGCGATGGTCGAACCGACCAGCATCGCTACCCGCGCCGTCATCCAGAACTCCCGCGTGCGCGCCGGTACGCGGGTCCTCGTCGAGGGACCCGGCCCGATCGGGCTCCTCACCGCCCAGGTCGCCCGCGCACAGGGCGGCGAGGTCGTCGTCAGCGGCGTCGGTCAGGACGCCGAGTACCGTCTTCCCCTCGCTGAGGAACTCGGGTTCGAGACGCTCAATATCGCTGACGACGATCTCGACGCCGTCCGCGACGAACTGACCGACGGCGTTGGCTACGACGTCGTCTTCGACACAACGGGCCACCCGTCGGGGCTGCCGTCGGCCGTCGACGAGGTCCGGAAGGGCGGCCAGATCGTCCTCATCGGACAGACCGGCGAGACGACGATGCCCTACTCACCGCTCGTCCGCTCGGAGATCGACCTGCAGTGTTCCTACGCGTCGAAGTACGAGGACTTCGAGAACGCGTTGCGCCTGATCGACACGGGCGACGTCGACGCCGAGACGTTCATCGACGATCGGTTCTCGCTGTTGGACGCCGACGAGGCCTTCGAGACGTTCGTCGGCGGCGGCACCTGCAAGCCCGTCTTCGACGTCTCGGTACTGCGCGACTGA
- a CDS encoding HalOD1 output domain-containing protein, which produces MLEQRMSNTSRSIETAVSTKLVQRVAAVTDQTVTELPPLYETIDPEALDAVIDSAATDESSLKVQFTYSGCQISVSGAGAVRIERDGC; this is translated from the coding sequence ATGCTCGAGCAACGCATGAGCAATACATCCCGATCGATAGAGACGGCTGTGTCGACGAAACTCGTCCAGCGCGTTGCGGCAGTCACGGATCAAACGGTGACTGAGTTACCGCCCTTATACGAGACGATCGATCCGGAGGCACTCGACGCCGTTATCGATTCGGCCGCGACGGACGAGTCGTCGCTGAAGGTCCAATTCACATATTCGGGCTGTCAAATCAGTGTCTCCGGAGCTGGAGCCGTCCGCATCGAACGGGATGGCTGTTAG
- a CDS encoding SMP-30/gluconolactonase/LRE family protein, whose amino-acid sequence MTRLQRVADTQHDTGEGPLWHPDEDCLYWVDIPAGELYRYDPDAETHALAYETDGDQPIGGFTIQADGSLLLFQNGRVSRWQPGSESATLVTEVDADTRFNDVIADPEGRVFCGTMPGENSLGDLYRLDVDATVTTVVGDVDIANGMGFTADLETFYFTESEAHRIYAFDYDRETGALSNRRTFVETPDDDGVPDGLTVDEDDYVWSARWNGGRAVRYDRSGEPIAEIAVPARKVSSVTFAGPEYDDLYLTTALEGGDREEEGDGAGALFRATGLETGGSETFRSRVRTE is encoded by the coding sequence ATGACCCGACTCCAACGCGTCGCGGACACGCAACACGACACGGGCGAAGGACCGCTGTGGCATCCCGACGAGGACTGCCTGTACTGGGTCGATATCCCGGCGGGCGAACTGTACCGGTACGATCCGGACGCTGAAACGCACGCGCTCGCGTACGAAACCGACGGCGACCAGCCGATCGGCGGCTTCACGATCCAGGCCGACGGCTCGCTGTTGCTCTTCCAGAACGGTCGAGTCAGTCGCTGGCAGCCGGGTTCGGAATCGGCGACGCTCGTCACCGAAGTCGACGCCGACACGCGCTTTAACGACGTCATCGCGGATCCCGAGGGGCGGGTCTTTTGCGGGACGATGCCCGGCGAGAACTCGCTGGGCGATCTCTATCGGCTCGACGTCGATGCCACCGTCACGACCGTCGTCGGGGACGTCGACATCGCGAACGGCATGGGCTTTACCGCCGACCTCGAGACGTTCTACTTCACCGAGTCGGAGGCCCACCGGATTTACGCGTTCGACTACGACCGGGAGACCGGCGCGCTCTCGAACCGACGGACGTTCGTCGAGACGCCCGACGACGACGGGGTTCCGGACGGGCTGACCGTCGACGAGGACGACTACGTCTGGTCGGCGCGGTGGAACGGCGGCCGCGCGGTTCGGTACGACCGATCCGGAGAACCGATCGCCGAGATCGCCGTTCCGGCACGAAAGGTGTCCTCAGTCACGTTCGCTGGCCCCGAATACGACGACCTGTACCTGACGACGGCGCTCGAGGGCGGCGATCGGGAGGAAGAAGGCGACGGTGCCGGCGCGCTCTTCCGAGCCACGGGGCTCGAGACCGGCGGCAGCGAGACGTTCCGTTCGCGAGTCAGGACGGAGTGA
- a CDS encoding SDR family NAD(P)-dependent oxidoreductase yields the protein MVDYQHSPVTVSGKRAVVIGGTSGIGQAIALGFAEEGADVIATSRGEEKVEETAAEIEDRGVETARVTCDVTDTDSLEAVRETAVDELGGVDIVVASQGAISRESVRDISDEDWDFVTDVALDGVRRVTQAFAPAMEEGGSIINISSLTARLSMANLPAYTAAKGGVEAFTRASAKELAPDIRVNAIAPGFVITPQNADTYAEGTEKRERIDERTPLGRVAEREEIVGAAIYLGSDASSFVTGEIVTIDGGFADSAF from the coding sequence ATGGTCGACTACCAACACAGCCCAGTGACCGTCAGTGGCAAACGAGCCGTCGTCATCGGCGGGACGAGCGGAATCGGACAGGCGATCGCCCTCGGCTTCGCCGAGGAGGGCGCCGACGTCATCGCGACGAGTCGCGGCGAGGAGAAAGTCGAGGAAACCGCGGCGGAGATCGAAGACCGCGGCGTCGAGACGGCGCGGGTCACCTGCGACGTCACCGACACTGACTCGCTCGAGGCCGTCCGCGAGACGGCCGTCGACGAACTCGGCGGCGTCGACATCGTCGTCGCGTCGCAGGGAGCGATCTCCCGAGAGTCGGTTCGGGACATCTCCGACGAGGACTGGGACTTCGTCACCGACGTCGCGCTGGACGGCGTCCGTCGGGTGACCCAGGCCTTCGCGCCGGCGATGGAGGAGGGCGGATCGATCATCAACATCTCCTCGCTGACGGCGCGACTCTCGATGGCGAACCTGCCGGCGTACACCGCCGCCAAGGGCGGCGTCGAAGCCTTCACGCGCGCGTCCGCGAAGGAACTCGCACCAGATATCAGAGTCAACGCGATCGCGCCGGGATTCGTCATCACGCCCCAGAACGCGGACACGTACGCCGAAGGAACCGAGAAGCGCGAGCGCATCGACGAGCGGACCCCGCTCGGACGGGTCGCCGAGCGCGAGGAGATCGTCGGCGCGGCAATCTACCTCGGCAGCGACGCCAGTTCGTTCGTGACCGGCGAGATCGTCACGATCGACGGCGGCTTCGCCGACAGCGCGTTCTGA